A window of the Mesorhizobium sp. L-2-11 genome harbors these coding sequences:
- the repB gene encoding plasmid partitioning protein RepB encodes MSRKDAIDSLFLKKPTANEKSATDKSAVRVRTGAISAMGSSLQEMAEGAKAAARLQDQLASGEAVVSLDPSAIDGSPIADRLPAAIDPKFEQLEASISEEGQQVPILVRPHPETAGRYQIVYGRRRLRVAANLGRDVSAIVRNLTDRELVVAQGRENLDRADLSFIEKALFALRLEDAGFDRATIIAALSTDKSDLSRYIAVARSIPINLATQIGPASKAGRSRWVSLAEGLGRPKAMDAINVVLESEQFRNSDSDTRFALVFKAVSKSPARKKVKVWSMPKGKKAARIRQEAGRTALIFDEKLVPAFGEYVADQLDRLYTQFLETSEGGEADQQ; translated from the coding sequence ATGAGCCGCAAAGACGCAATCGACTCATTGTTCCTCAAGAAGCCAACTGCAAACGAGAAGTCTGCCACGGACAAGTCAGCCGTTCGTGTGCGCACCGGCGCGATCTCCGCAATGGGTTCGTCGCTACAAGAGATGGCCGAGGGAGCAAAAGCCGCAGCTCGGCTACAGGACCAGCTGGCTTCGGGCGAGGCCGTCGTGTCCCTGGATCCTTCCGCGATCGACGGGTCACCGATCGCGGATCGATTGCCTGCTGCCATCGATCCGAAGTTCGAGCAGCTCGAGGCGAGCATTTCGGAAGAGGGGCAGCAAGTTCCAATCCTTGTTCGACCCCATCCTGAGACTGCCGGTCGATATCAGATCGTATATGGAAGGCGGCGACTGCGCGTTGCCGCAAATCTGGGGCGAGATGTTTCTGCAATTGTTCGAAATCTCACGGACCGTGAATTGGTCGTGGCTCAGGGCCGGGAGAATCTCGACCGTGCCGACCTCTCTTTCATTGAAAAAGCGCTCTTTGCGCTTCGGCTCGAAGACGCGGGCTTTGATCGTGCCACAATCATTGCGGCGCTCTCCACCGACAAGTCTGACCTAAGCCGCTACATCGCCGTCGCCAGAAGCATACCTATAAATCTTGCCACGCAGATCGGCCCGGCGTCCAAAGCCGGTCGATCGCGCTGGGTCTCCCTTGCTGAGGGTCTCGGGAGACCCAAGGCAATGGACGCGATCAACGTGGTGCTTGAGTCGGAACAGTTCAGGAACTCAGATAGCGATACCCGCTTCGCCCTCGTATTCAAGGCGGTTTCGAAGTCACCCGCTAGGAAGAAGGTAAAGGTGTGGAGCATGCCAAAGGGCAAAAAGGCGGCCCGGATCCGGCAAGAAGCCGGGCGAACAGCTTTGATTTTCGACGAGAAGCTGGTGCCTGCTTTTGGGGAATATGTCGCTGACCAGTTGGATCGTCTTTACACCCAATTCCTTGAAACAAGCGAAGGAGGCGAAGCCGACCAACAGTGA
- the trbK gene encoding entry exclusion protein TrbK — protein MSPRILIALAVAGIVAFGAGMLIWVVAQPDATTETPATAASSGAARQEHRERFFGSDPDRDVRGGQEMKPRW, from the coding sequence GTGAGCCCGCGCATCCTAATCGCCCTCGCAGTGGCTGGCATCGTCGCCTTCGGCGCCGGCATGTTGATTTGGGTGGTCGCGCAACCGGACGCCACGACTGAAACGCCGGCGACGGCGGCGAGCTCTGGTGCTGCGCGTCAAGAGCACCGGGAGCGCTTTTTCGGCAGCGATCCGGATCGCGACGTGCGCGGCGGGCAGGAGATGAAGCCCCGATGGTGA
- a CDS encoding conjugal transfer protein TrbE — protein MVALKTFRQSGPSFADLVPYAGLVDNGVILLKDGSLMAGWYFAGPDSESSTDAERNEVSRQINTILARLGSGWMIQVEAVRVPTSDYPDEADCHFPDPVTRAIDFERRLHFQREHGHFESRHALILTWRPPEPRRSGLARYVYSDPASRSASYAVTTLDTFRASIREMEQYLGNVVSIQRMATREVDERAGFRVARYDELLQFVRFCITGENHPLRLPDIPMYLDWLVTAELQHGLTPLVENRFLGVVAIDGLPAESWPGILNALDLMPLTYRWSSRFVFLDEQEARQKLERTRKKWQQKVRPFFDQLFQTQSRSVDQDAMMMVAETEDAIAEASSQLVAYGYYTPVIVLFDGAQARLQEKCEAIRRLVQAEGFGARIETLNATDAFLGSLPGVSYANIREPLINTRNLADLIPLNSVWSGSPVAPCPFYPPGSPPLVQVASGSTPFRLNLHVDDVGHTLIFGPTGSGKSTLLALIAAQFRRYAGAQVFAFDKGRSMLPLTLGLDGDHYEIGGDATGGGEGASPALAFCPLAELSSDGDRAWAAEWIETLVALQGVSVTPDYRNAISRQIGLMAQSRGRSLSDFVSGVQMREIKDALHHYTVDGPMGQLLDAEEDGLSLRAFQCFEVEGLMNMGERNLVPVLTYLFRRIEKRLTGAPSLILLDEAWLMLGHPTFRDKIREWLKVLRKANCAVVLATQSISDAERSGIIDVLKESCPTKICLPNGAAREMGTREFYERIGFNERQIEIVATALPKREYYVVSPEGRRLFDMALGPVALSFVGASGKEDLKQIRALHSKHGAAWPLQWLQQRGIADVESFFPKA, from the coding sequence ATGGTCGCTTTGAAGACTTTCCGCCAATCTGGACCATCCTTCGCTGATCTCGTCCCCTATGCAGGTCTCGTCGACAACGGCGTCATTCTGCTGAAGGACGGTTCGCTGATGGCCGGCTGGTACTTTGCCGGCCCCGACAGTGAGAGTTCGACGGACGCCGAGCGCAACGAGGTCTCGCGGCAGATCAACACCATTCTCGCTCGCCTCGGATCGGGCTGGATGATCCAGGTCGAAGCCGTGCGGGTGCCGACTTCCGATTACCCAGACGAAGCCGACTGCCATTTCCCCGACCCGGTCACACGGGCCATCGACTTCGAGAGACGGCTCCACTTCCAGCGAGAACACGGGCATTTCGAGAGCCGGCATGCGCTCATCCTGACGTGGCGGCCGCCCGAACCGCGTCGCTCCGGCCTCGCACGCTATGTCTATTCCGATCCGGCAAGCCGATCGGCGTCCTATGCGGTGACGACGCTCGACACGTTCCGCGCCTCGATCCGCGAGATGGAGCAATATCTCGGCAATGTCGTCTCCATTCAGCGGATGGCGACACGCGAGGTCGACGAGCGAGCCGGATTTCGGGTGGCCCGCTATGACGAGCTGCTCCAGTTCGTCCGCTTCTGCATCACAGGCGAAAACCATCCTCTTCGTCTGCCGGACATCCCGATGTATCTCGACTGGCTGGTCACGGCCGAGCTGCAGCATGGCCTGACCCCGCTGGTGGAGAACCGCTTCCTCGGGGTCGTCGCCATCGACGGCCTGCCGGCGGAGAGCTGGCCGGGCATCCTCAATGCGCTCGATCTGATGCCGTTGACCTATCGCTGGTCATCGCGCTTCGTCTTTCTTGACGAGCAGGAGGCACGGCAGAAGCTGGAGCGGACCCGCAAGAAATGGCAGCAGAAGGTGCGGCCGTTCTTCGACCAGCTCTTTCAGACCCAGAGCCGCTCGGTCGACCAGGACGCCATGATGATGGTAGCCGAGACCGAGGACGCCATCGCCGAGGCCTCCTCCCAGCTCGTCGCCTACGGCTACTATACGCCTGTGATCGTCCTGTTCGATGGAGCACAGGCCCGGCTTCAGGAGAAGTGCGAGGCGATCCGCCGTCTCGTCCAGGCGGAGGGGTTTGGGGCGCGCATTGAAACGCTGAACGCGACCGACGCCTTCCTTGGAAGCCTGCCGGGCGTCTCCTACGCCAATATCCGGGAGCCGTTGATCAACACGCGCAATCTTGCCGACCTCATCCCGTTGAACTCGGTCTGGTCGGGCAGCCCGGTGGCGCCTTGCCCTTTCTATCCGCCGGGATCGCCGCCGCTGGTGCAGGTCGCGAGCGGGAGCACACCGTTCCGCCTGAACCTGCATGTAGACGACGTCGGCCACACGCTGATCTTCGGGCCCACAGGCTCGGGCAAGTCAACGCTGCTGGCGCTGATCGCCGCACAGTTCCGGCGCTATGCCGGCGCCCAGGTCTTCGCCTTCGACAAGGGTCGCTCCATGCTGCCGCTGACGCTCGGCCTCGACGGCGATCACTACGAGATCGGCGGGGATGCTACCGGGGGAGGGGAGGGGGCTTCGCCGGCGCTCGCCTTCTGCCCGCTCGCAGAGCTCTCCAGCGACGGCGACCGCGCATGGGCGGCCGAGTGGATCGAAACGCTTGTCGCGCTGCAGGGCGTCAGCGTCACGCCGGACTATCGCAACGCCATCTCCCGGCAGATCGGTTTGATGGCGCAGTCGCGCGGCCGCTCGCTCTCGGACTTCGTCTCCGGCGTCCAGATGCGCGAAATCAAGGATGCACTGCACCACTACACGGTCGACGGCCCCATGGGTCAGTTGCTCGACGCGGAGGAGGACGGCCTATCGCTCAGGGCGTTCCAGTGCTTCGAGGTGGAGGGGCTGATGAACATGGGCGAACGCAACCTCGTACCGGTCCTGACCTATCTCTTTCGTCGTATCGAGAAACGCCTGACAGGAGCGCCCAGCCTCATCCTGCTCGACGAAGCCTGGCTGATGCTCGGGCACCCGACCTTCCGCGACAAGATCAGGGAATGGCTGAAGGTGTTGCGCAAGGCCAATTGTGCCGTCGTCCTAGCAACGCAGTCGATCTCCGACGCCGAACGCTCCGGCATCATCGACGTGTTGAAGGAAAGCTGCCCGACGAAGATCTGCCTTCCGAACGGCGCTGCGCGCGAGATGGGAACGCGCGAGTTCTACGAGCGGATCGGCTTCAACGAACGGCAGATCGAGATCGTCGCGACCGCTCTGCCGAAACGCGAATACTACGTCGTCTCGCCGGAAGGCCGCAGGCTGTTCGACATGGCGCTCGGTCCTGTCGCCCTCTCCTTCGTCGGAGCGTCCGGCAAGGAGGACCTCAAGCAGATCCGTGCCCTTCATTCCAAGCATGGGGCCGCGTGGCCTCTCCAATGGCTCCAACAGAGGGGGATTGCCGATGTCGAATCATTCTTTCCCAAAGCGTAG
- the repA gene encoding plasmid partitioning protein RepA, protein MSKAVAISRNDRPSVDVTIGEHAEQLSSQLQAMSEALFPPTSHKSLRKFTSGEAARLMKISDSTLRKMTLAGEGPQPELASNGRRFYTLGQINEIRHMLAGSTRGRESIEFVPHRRGSEHLQVIAVTNFKGGSGKTTTSAHLSQYLALQGYRVLAVDLDPQASLSALLGVLPETDVGSNETLYAAIRYDGSKRPLKEVIRPTYFDGLHLVPGNLELMEFEHTTPKALTDRGARDGLFFTRVAQAFDEVADDYDVVVIDCPPQLGFLTLSGLCAATSMVITVHPQMLDVASMSQFLLMTRDLLGVVKEAGGNLQYDFIRYLLTRFEPQDAPQTKVAALLRNMFDDHVLTNPMVKSAAVSDAGLTKQTLYEIGRENLTRSTYDRAMESLDAVNSEIEALIKTAWGRA, encoded by the coding sequence GTGAGCAAGGCTGTTGCCATATCCCGAAATGATCGCCCTTCGGTAGATGTTACCATTGGTGAGCACGCTGAACAGCTAAGCTCTCAGCTCCAGGCTATGAGCGAGGCCCTATTTCCTCCGACATCACACAAGAGTTTGCGCAAATTCACATCGGGTGAAGCAGCACGCCTCATGAAAATATCTGATTCGACCCTTCGGAAGATGACCTTGGCGGGCGAAGGGCCACAACCCGAGCTCGCCAGCAACGGGAGGCGCTTTTACACACTCGGTCAGATAAATGAGATCCGGCATATGCTGGCGGGCTCTACTCGTGGACGCGAAAGCATCGAGTTTGTACCTCATCGGCGCGGTTCGGAACACTTGCAGGTCATCGCTGTGACCAATTTCAAAGGTGGCTCCGGTAAGACGACCACGTCAGCTCATCTTTCACAGTATCTCGCGCTGCAGGGTTACAGAGTGCTTGCCGTGGACCTTGATCCACAGGCCAGCCTCTCGGCACTACTCGGCGTTCTTCCAGAAACGGATGTGGGTTCGAACGAAACATTATACGCAGCCATCCGGTATGACGGCTCGAAGCGGCCGCTCAAGGAAGTTATCCGGCCGACATACTTTGATGGCCTTCATCTCGTTCCTGGAAATCTGGAGCTTATGGAGTTTGAGCACACCACCCCAAAAGCTTTGACTGATCGCGGCGCTCGCGACGGGCTTTTCTTCACCCGCGTCGCTCAGGCTTTCGACGAGGTCGCCGATGATTATGACGTCGTTGTTATTGACTGCCCTCCCCAGCTTGGGTTTCTGACGCTCAGCGGCTTGTGTGCTGCGACATCAATGGTCATCACAGTGCATCCCCAGATGCTTGATGTTGCTTCCATGAGTCAGTTCCTGCTCATGACCCGTGATCTTCTTGGCGTCGTGAAGGAGGCCGGGGGAAATCTCCAGTATGATTTCATCCGCTATCTTTTGACCCGGTTTGAACCCCAGGATGCGCCGCAGACGAAGGTCGCTGCGCTGCTGCGCAATATGTTTGATGATCATGTTCTTACCAATCCGATGGTGAAATCAGCGGCGGTATCCGATGCCGGCCTGACGAAGCAGACGCTCTATGAAATCGGCCGAGAGAATCTGACACGATCGACGTACGACCGGGCCATGGAATCTCTCGATGCAGTGAACTCCGAGATCGAGGCTTTGATCAAGACCGCGTGGGGGCGGGCATGA
- a CDS encoding conjugal transfer protein TrbD, whose protein sequence is MAESGANLARSRVHRALSRPNQLMGADRELVLLTGLASVILIFVVLTWYAALFGAAIWLVAVAALRMMAKSDPMMRQVYIRHISYRAYYRATSTPWRRF, encoded by the coding sequence ATGGCTGAGTCAGGCGCCAATCTCGCGCGTTCACGCGTGCACAGGGCGCTTTCGCGCCCCAACCAGCTCATGGGAGCAGACCGGGAGCTGGTTCTGCTTACCGGCCTCGCTTCAGTGATTCTGATCTTCGTCGTGTTGACCTGGTATGCCGCGCTCTTCGGAGCGGCGATCTGGCTGGTCGCCGTCGCGGCCCTTCGCATGATGGCGAAGTCCGATCCCATGATGCGGCAGGTCTATATCCGTCACATTTCGTATAGGGCCTATTATCGGGCGACATCGACGCCATGGCGCAGGTTTTGA
- the traI gene encoding acyl-homoserine-lactone synthase, with protein sequence MRILTVSPHHYRGHPSFLNQMYRLRAAAFGGRLEWDVSVTYGEERDQYDDLKPTCVLAITESGLLAGCVRLLPACGPTMLEHTFPQLLEKGSLASHPGMVESSRFCVDTSLASQRDGGQLHLATLTLFAGIIEWSMANGYSEIVTATDLRFERILKRAGWPMQRLGDAVPIGNTIAIAGSLPADRASFEQVCPPGYRSIRQIDSAPVRSAA encoded by the coding sequence ATGCGGATACTGACCGTCTCGCCCCACCATTACAGAGGCCACCCAAGTTTTCTGAACCAGATGTACCGTCTTCGCGCAGCAGCGTTCGGCGGTCGTCTCGAATGGGACGTCTCTGTCACCTATGGCGAGGAACGCGATCAGTACGACGATTTGAAACCGACTTGCGTTCTGGCGATTACCGAGAGTGGGCTGCTGGCCGGTTGTGTCCGCCTTCTTCCGGCTTGTGGGCCGACGATGCTCGAGCACACCTTTCCCCAACTGCTCGAAAAAGGTTCACTCGCCTCGCATCCAGGAATGGTCGAGAGTTCGCGCTTCTGCGTCGACACCTCCCTTGCCTCGCAGAGGGATGGGGGCCAACTACACCTCGCGACGCTCACCTTGTTCGCCGGCATCATCGAATGGTCGATGGCGAACGGTTACAGCGAGATTGTCACAGCGACCGATCTTCGCTTTGAGCGCATCCTGAAACGGGCCGGCTGGCCGATGCAACGGCTCGGCGATGCTGTCCCGATCGGCAACACCATCGCCATTGCTGGAAGCCTGCCGGCCGATCGCGCCAGCTTCGAGCAGGTCTGCCCTCCGGGCTACCGTTCGATCCGTCAGATCGACAGCGCACCCGTTCGGAGCGCCGCGTGA
- the trbB gene encoding P-type conjugative transfer ATPase TrbB, with protein MTQLRSHSRLVRKLQDALGDQLCVALDDATVVEIMLNPDGKLFIERLGHGVASAGAMSPAAAEVIIGSVAHALQSEADDEQPIISGELPIGGHRFEGLLPPVVSGPAFTIRRRVSRLIPLCDYVKSKVMTEAQASVLRSAIASRMNIVISGGTGSGKTTLANTVIAEIVANAPDDRIVILEDTAEIQCAAENAVSLHTSDTVDMARLLKSTMRLRPDRIIVGEVRDGAALTLLKAWNTGHPGGVTTIHSNTAMSALRRLEQLTAEASQQPMQEVIGEAVDLVVSIERTGRGRRVREVIHVEGFSNSRYRTEHYAQIDEDSHVA; from the coding sequence GTGACCCAACTGCGCTCCCATTCGCGTCTCGTCCGCAAACTTCAGGACGCGCTCGGCGACCAACTCTGCGTCGCGCTCGACGACGCGACGGTGGTCGAGATCATGCTCAATCCCGATGGCAAGCTCTTCATCGAACGCCTGGGTCATGGGGTCGCTTCGGCTGGCGCGATGAGCCCGGCTGCGGCAGAGGTGATCATCGGCAGCGTCGCCCACGCGCTGCAATCGGAGGCCGACGACGAGCAGCCGATCATCTCCGGCGAACTGCCGATCGGCGGGCACCGCTTCGAGGGCTTGCTGCCGCCGGTCGTTTCCGGACCGGCCTTCACGATCCGGCGGCGCGTGTCGCGGCTGATCCCGCTTTGCGACTACGTAAAGTCGAAGGTTATGACCGAGGCGCAGGCCTCTGTCCTGCGCAGCGCGATCGCCTCTCGCATGAACATCGTGATCTCCGGCGGCACGGGCTCGGGCAAGACGACGCTTGCCAACACGGTCATCGCCGAAATCGTCGCAAATGCGCCGGACGATCGGATCGTTATCCTGGAAGACACCGCCGAGATCCAATGCGCCGCCGAGAACGCGGTATCGCTTCACACAAGCGACACCGTCGACATGGCACGGTTGCTGAAGAGCACCATGCGATTGCGGCCTGACCGAATCATTGTCGGCGAGGTCCGCGACGGTGCGGCGCTCACGCTGCTCAAGGCGTGGAACACCGGGCACCCGGGCGGCGTCACCACCATTCACTCGAACACGGCAATGTCGGCCCTGCGCCGGCTCGAGCAGCTGACCGCGGAAGCGAGCCAGCAACCCATGCAGGAAGTGATCGGAGAGGCCGTCGATCTTGTCGTTTCCATAGAACGGACGGGGCGGGGGAGACGGGTCCGCGAGGTCATCCACGTCGAGGGCTTCAGCAACTCCCGCTACCGGACCGAACACTACGCCCAGATCGACGAGGACAGCCATGTTGCGTAA
- a CDS encoding TrbC/VirB2 family protein, giving the protein MLRKTQITLIFAALAAFSCVSLAAPALASSGGGLPWESPLQQIQQSITGPVAGFIALAAVAIAGGMLIFGGELNDFARRLVYVVLVAGILLGATQIVALFGATGASIGEARSQASTAAAGEGADG; this is encoded by the coding sequence ATGTTGCGTAAGACGCAAATCACCCTGATCTTTGCGGCATTGGCCGCCTTCTCCTGCGTCAGCCTGGCGGCTCCGGCCCTTGCCTCTTCGGGTGGCGGCCTGCCTTGGGAATCTCCCCTGCAGCAGATCCAGCAGTCCATTACCGGGCCGGTCGCTGGCTTCATTGCTCTCGCCGCCGTCGCGATCGCCGGCGGCATGCTGATCTTCGGCGGCGAGCTCAACGATTTCGCGCGGCGGCTCGTGTATGTCGTGCTCGTAGCCGGCATCCTGCTCGGCGCCACGCAGATCGTCGCCCTGTTCGGCGCTACGGGCGCCTCGATTGGAGAGGCGCGGTCACAGGCCTCGACTGCAGCGGCAGGGGAGGGGGCGGATGGCTGA
- the trbJ gene encoding P-type conjugative transfer protein TrbJ gives MSNHSFPKRSARAAVATALILGTAVTPPVAHAGGVTGQATEWTQLANNAELVSLVGKSAEQVNNQIKQITQLAEQIQNQLNIYNNLLQNTAQLPGHIWGQVENDLKSLQNIAAQGQGVAFSMGNIDDVLKQRFQSFADMKSNLPDGTSFSSNYQSWSDTNRDTIAGTLKAANLTAEQFSSEESTMSSLRSMSESADGQMKALQVGHQIATQQVAQMQKLRGLVSQQMTMMGTWFHSEQARQDLAQARREQFFNAPDRDIRSGQTMEPRW, from the coding sequence ATGTCGAATCATTCTTTCCCAAAGCGTAGCGCCCGTGCTGCGGTTGCCACGGCGCTGATACTGGGCACTGCCGTCACGCCGCCGGTCGCGCATGCCGGCGGCGTGACGGGGCAAGCGACTGAATGGACCCAGCTCGCAAACAATGCCGAGCTTGTCAGCCTCGTCGGCAAGTCGGCCGAGCAGGTCAACAACCAGATCAAGCAGATCACCCAGCTTGCCGAGCAGATCCAGAACCAGCTCAATATCTACAACAACCTGCTCCAGAACACCGCGCAGCTTCCGGGCCACATCTGGGGACAGGTCGAGAACGACCTGAAGAGCCTGCAGAACATCGCCGCGCAAGGGCAGGGCGTCGCCTTCTCCATGGGCAATATCGACGACGTATTGAAACAGCGCTTCCAGAGCTTCGCCGACATGAAGAGCAACCTGCCGGATGGCACAAGCTTTTCGTCGAACTACCAGAGCTGGTCGGACACCAACCGCGACACGATCGCCGGAACGTTGAAGGCGGCGAACCTCACGGCGGAGCAGTTCTCGAGCGAGGAATCCACCATGTCCTCGCTGCGCTCAATGTCGGAATCGGCAGACGGCCAGATGAAGGCGCTGCAGGTCGGTCATCAGATCGCTACCCAGCAGGTCGCGCAGATGCAGAAGCTGCGCGGGCTCGTCTCACAACAGATGACCATGATGGGCACGTGGTTCCACTCCGAACAGGCGAGACAGGACCTCGCCCAGGCCCGCCGCGAGCAGTTCTTCAACGCGCCCGACCGCGATATCCGCAGCGGCCAGACGATGGAGCCCCGCTGGTGA